Proteins encoded by one window of Portunus trituberculatus isolate SZX2019 unplaced genomic scaffold, ASM1759143v1 PGA_scaffold_515__1_contigs__length_20191, whole genome shotgun sequence:
- the LOC123500926 gene encoding histone H2A, whose product MSGRGKGGKVKGKSKSRSSRAGLQFPVGRIHRLLRKGNYAERVGAGAPVYLAAVMEYLAAEVLELAGNAARDNKKTRIIPRHLQLAIRNDEELNKLLSGVTIAQGGVLPNIQAVLLPKKTEKK is encoded by the coding sequence ATGTCCGGACgcggcaaaggaggaaaggtgaagggaaagtcaaAGTCCCGTTCCAGCCGTGCTGGACTCCAGTTCCCGGTCGGCAGGATTCATCGCCTCCTGAGGAAGGGCAACTACGCCGAGCGAGTGGGGGCTGGCGCCCCCGTGTACCTTGCAGCGGTCATGGAGTACCTGGCCGCCGAAGTCCTCGAGCTTGCCGGCAACGCCGCCCGCGACAACAAGAAGACTCGCATCATCCCGCGTCACCTGCAGCTGGCCATCCGGAACGACGAGGAACTTAACAAGCTCCTCTCCGGGGTCACCATTGCACAGGGTGGCGTGCTGCCAAACATTCAGGCTGTGCTCCTTCCCAAGAAGACCGAGAAGAAGtaa